The following DNA comes from Pongo pygmaeus isolate AG05252 chromosome 9, NHGRI_mPonPyg2-v2.0_pri, whole genome shotgun sequence.
TAAAATTTGACGTAAAAGTCAAAAAAGATAATCAGAGAAAAGTGTGAAAAATAGGTATTAGGCTCATAATAAAATCTTTATGAAGTCAGTGCATCCCCGACCACTGTGGAGAATGCTGTAGTGGAATAATGAGCTatttcactattattattttcagcaCACTGTCAGCATAGCTTTCTCTCTCATCTGAATATTTCTAAGAATGTAGTTTCAACCCTAAGTCAAAATTACTTAGAAAaatttctggggttttttgtATCCAGAAATCATTAATAACTTTATttgaaaaccacacacacaaaaaaagattcaaaatgtGTCTACTTTAGGTTTCCCAGATAGCAGCTTGAGTTATAATCacgaattaaatatttaaagacttCAAAGCAGCATTTAGAGAAATAAGTGGGTAAATGCAACATGGCCATTGTACTTGAACCTCACAGGGTTTTGTAAATCTCAATTAATTAGTGTTTATAAGCTACCATGAGATCATTGGATAAATAatagataataataattaagtGTTATTATTACATGAAATGCATTATTGCATTTAAGTGCTCATGAAAATTGCTAAAATTAAAGAGTGCCGAATGGCAAAGCCCATACAAGTAATTTAAAGGGTGTATCGTTCCTTTAGTCTGAGCCCTGAGAGATGTTTGAAATTGGTTAACTGCCATGAAAAGTTGAAATGTTTTTGTGGATGGGGAAACAGAAGTACAAAGAGATACGGAGCACACACAGCTAGAAACAAAGCATGGTTTTCCTTGATCCCAACCTGGCACAAAGATACAGAATCATAATTGAGGCAAGACCCACTtaccaaacaaaacaataaagaaacaagTTGTAAGCTCTAGTTGATAGCAATCAGCATAAACTTGCTTTGCAAAAACTAGCAGGTCTTTGTTCTTAAAATAACTGCTTTGGCTTTGCAGATGCCGCTGCCGGGAGCCCTGTACTATCAGTCATGGTCAACCCCACCGTGTTCTTCGACATCGCCTTTGACGGCGAGCCCTTGGGGTGCATCTCCTTCAAGCTGTTTGCAGACAAGTTTCCAAAGACAGAAGAAAACTTTCATGCTCTGAGCACTGGAGAGAAAGGATTTAGTTATAAGGGTTCCTGCTTTCACACAAATATTCCAGGGTTTATGTGTCAGAGTAGTGACTTCACACGCCATAATGGTACTGGTGGCAAGTCCATCTACGGGGAGAAATTTGAAGATGAGAACTTCATCCTAAAGCACACAGGTCCTGGCATCTTGTCCATGGCAAATGCTGGACCCAACACAAATGGTTCCCAGTTTTTCATCTGCACTGCCAAGACTGAGTGGTTGGATGGCAAGCATGTGGTCTTTGGCAAGGTGAAAGAAGGCATGAATATTTTGGAGGCCATGGAGCGCTTTGGGTCCAGGAATGGCAAGACCAGCAAGAAGATCATCAGCATTGCTGACTGTGGACAACTCTAATAAGTTTGACTTGTGTTTTATCTTAACCACCAGACCATTTCTTCTGTAGCTCAGGAGAGCACCCCTCCACCCCATTTGCTCGCAGTATCCTATCACCTTTGTGCTCTTGCTGCAGTTGCCTTTGGGTTCCATGTTTTCCTTGTTCCCTTCCCTGCCTAGCTGGATTGCAGAGTTAAGTTTATGATTATGAaatcaaaactaaataaaaatttaaaaaataaaataaaataactgcttCTACTGATCAAGGAGTCAGAGTCACCGCGAGTTTTCACCTAAGTTTCCATCTATGCTGGAAATCAGTGCCAACATCAATATGTTCAATTACAAGCAATAAGCTTGAAAGAtgtttcaattttataaaattaaatgtaatcttCTTAGTGTAGCTTTAAGTTAGTTTATAGAGTGAATAGGGATGGTATGGCTGCCACACAACTTACCAGTTCTTCAACTTTCTTCTTCAGTAAGTTCTTCTCCCTGTATCCCTGGGAAAATAGAGAAGTTCCTTTATTTTCAGATGAGTGAAACACCAAGAAGGCTGTAGAGTGTTTTTTCTAGTCATTTGGACAAGTGAGTATAAATGAGTAGGGGTCAGGGATCTTCCTTGCATAACTATGAAAATCAGTGTGTTGAAAGTTTATAAATAGAGGTGAGGCATTGAGCGACAGGTGAGCGCATTTGTTAGGATCTTTCTGGCAATGCTTTTCCCTTTGGCCTTTTCCAGGAGCACGGCTCTTTTGTATTTGTCACCCAGGACCTGGGTGCCTGACTAAGTAGCATGGCTTTAGACAGCAAATAACTCTCTAGCCATAGCAGAATGCAAGCGTGAgttgataaactttttttttttttaactctgccactgtttgtttttctcccttctgaccttgaaaacaaaaattgatctAACTTCTACAAGAAGATTTTGTTTAGAGTACCATAAGGTACTAAAGAGTAagatatttcagaaatattttaggaAGACTGATGTACAAAGGATAAATTAATCAAGATTAGTATAAAATGTCCATTCCTTATCTAAAGTAAAGttatatttggccaggcacggtggctcacgcctgtaattccagcaacttgggaggccaacgcgggtggatcacttgaggtcagaagcttgaaaccagcctggccaacatggtgaaacgctatctctactaaaaatacaaaaattagccaggcgtggtggtgcacgcctgtaatcccagctactcaggaggctgaggcaggagaattgtttgaacccgggaggcagagattgcagtgagccaagatcgcagcattgcaccccaacctgggcgacagagtgagactccgtctcaaaatacataaataaataaataaataataataataagttataTTCATGGAGAGTTGAAAAACATTTGAAAGCACTTAAATCAACACATCTACTATTTATTGTCAAACATGAAGTTATAGACATAGTCAAATCTCTATAGACAACATAGGGTCAGTGTATATTTTTCCAACCAATTTTGAAAATAGTGTTTACTTGCTTTAAACATCTATGGCATTTTTAATTCTCACATCTCCATTTTCCTTAACACCAAAAATATTGTCCCATCTTCACAATAAAAGGTCACAAGACTATTTTAAGTACTAGGCTATCTTTCTGAAAAGCTTCTTAATTATGTAGTTAAAATGCTTTTATTGCTTACGAAGTAGTTCTAAGTTATGGTCTTTCCTCGCTGCCCGCCCAATCAGACCTCAAGATACATGatacataaatttatttcccTAAAACTATATGCTTACATTTTCTcttggtttgtttatttaataaagtTTTCCATAAAATCTAACTCATTTTTCTTTACAATCAGCATTGTAAGCCCACTCCAGagattgcattttttttcagTCCAATCTAAAACTGGTGTTCTTGTCTGTCATTTTCTTCACAAAACTTCTGTCAAtgacttctgtttttatttttaactttctactAAATGTCTTGAGATGATACCTTGATGCATCTGAAGTTTATTAGGAAATATAGGAAGAAAAGTTAATGATAAAATTATGCAATAGTCAGTGCGTTAAATTTGAAtagctaaatatttgttgataaatAGGCTTTGGGGATTCCAGCAGTTGGGGAAGAACTATCCATTGGATTCCTTCTTGCCTCTAGGAGCAGACAATACAAATTAGATATGTACATGTAGCTTTTTGCCCAGACACTCTTTGACCTCTATTACTGCCTTAGTTCCCTTAGACTCCAGTTGCCTCCGACAGCAGCCTGCATGAAATCactttttaacaaaaaagctTCTTAGTTTACCTAATTCTACCCCTGTGTCATTTTAACCAAATTTTCTCTGCCACCCCACTGCAGCATCTCAGAGGAATACTTAAGGGAAAGTTAGATCAGTACagtttggtattttatttttgtaagtcgGAGTCTCActatttgcccaggctgctcttgaactattgggctcaattgatcctcctgcctcagcctcccaagtacctggaaatATGGGCATGATCACTGTGCCAAGCTCAATAGTAATATTGGTGCTTCTTTCTTGCAGTGCTgtactatatttaaaataacttcttGTTTGTAACCACTTGCAAAATATTCGTGATTTCTTCCCAGGTTGTAAAGGGCACCAAATTACTATTACTTTGAAATGGTAACTTTGTGGGCCTGTCTACATGCCCCTTCCATAGAGAAGGAAGAattcttcattatattttattttattttcttagatggagtcttgctctgtcacctgggctggagtgcagcggtacagtctgggctcactgcagcttctttctgctgggttcaagctatcctgcctcagcctccctagtagctgggattacaggcgcgtgccgaaatgcccggctaatatttgtatttttagtagagatggggtttcactatgttgtctaggctggtatcaaactcctgatctcaggtgatccacccacctcagcctcccaaagtgctaggattacaggcgtgagccactgcgcccagccaagaaggaAGAATTTTTGTAAGTGGTTAACGTGTTCTATCTGAAGATCAGCAAACGGAATAAACTACCTTAGCAGATTTAGTTTAGCTATTTGCTAGCAATGTGAAGTTTGGCAAATCAATCTCTCTAAGTCTCTAAAATAGGAAAAGCAATACCAGTCCTAGTGTTTTGAAACACCGTGACCATCTATTGCTGTCAAATTCCCAACATTCTTTTTCCCTCTGGGAACAGCCCCTTCCTACCTCCTGTAGTTCTGATACAACGGTTATTTCTGAGAGCCCCACCAATCTCCTGACCACAAGGTTTAGCAAGTGACACAGACATAGCCAATCAGAATACTGCAGCCCTCTCTTTGTATTATAATTGGTCCCAGATATGGGCACATGACCCACAAAGGGCTAATTGAAGTCCCTGTTTGAGTTTTGCTATATGAACACACAGAATCTCTCCTCTAGGACAGCAAGCACTGAGAAATATGTGAAGCCAAAGCCAGATagctttggattttattctcagGCCAATTATCGGAGAGAAAATCTGAGGTGAGAGTTTGGGACAGAGTTAGAGATGCCCCCGAAGATTTAAATTAAGCCTTTaacaccctccccacccccgaAGGATTCCCTCCCCTTCAATGCTTACACTAGTTCAAGTTGTTTTGTGCTTCTTGCCGCTGAAAGGGCTCTGAGTAATAGGGTTAAATGAGACAAAGTA
Coding sequences within:
- the LOC129007692 gene encoding peptidyl-prolyl cis-trans isomerase A-like; the protein is MVNPTVFFDIAFDGEPLGCISFKLFADKFPKTEENFHALSTGEKGFSYKGSCFHTNIPGFMCQSSDFTRHNGTGGKSIYGEKFEDENFILKHTGPGILSMANAGPNTNGSQFFICTAKTEWLDGKHVVFGKVKEGMNILEAMERFGSRNGKTSKKIISIADCGQL